TGTCCGACAAAAGTTTGTTGTACTCCGCCAAAACGGCAAGCACCGCCTGGTCTTCCTCCGCATATTCCTTGAGCGTAAAAACTTTATCGACGGCGTACGGATACCGGCTGATGACCGCCTGTTTGTGCCCCATCGTCATCGTCAGCACCAGATCGGCCCAATCCACCGTTTCTTTGGTCAACATGCTCGAGCGCAATTCACAGTCGATTCCTTTTTCCTGCAACACCCGCTTCGCGTGCGGCGAAATCGATGCGCCTTCGGCCGCGCTTACGCCTGCGGACAAAATTTCCAATTGCA
The DNA window shown above is from Bacilli bacterium and carries:
- a CDS encoding low molecular weight protein arginine phosphatase translates to MKRILFVCTGNTCRSPMAEAILTKMAKESGLQLEILSAGVSAAEGASISPHAKRVLQEKGIDCELRSSMLTKETVDWADLVLTMTMGHKQAVISRYPYAVDKVFTLKEYAEEDQAVLAVLAEYNKLLSDRQIKQSLSQAFSPEDEERLQELAEKLPVFDIADPFGGPLDVYQSCADELADALQKLVKKLQAAKT